A segment of the Nilaparvata lugens isolate BPH chromosome X, ASM1435652v1, whole genome shotgun sequence genome:
TCTGTGCTCCTGTAATATGGAGTTGCCCTTGAATTTGATGGTAGTAATCGTGCTCCTTGTTCACTAACATCAAATTTTCGTCATTCACCATCAATATGTAAGTCTTAAAACTTCTAATGGATTCAATGATGTTCTCTGACTTTCTGAAAATATATGGACATTTCACCTCCACAATggcattttcattttttatgatgccGTCAGGACTGGCTCCCAGAAAACCTGACTCATGGAGCCAAACCCCTGTTTTTTCAATCTTCACCGAATTAACCTCCTCCAAACATCGCAGAGCAGTTTGCTCGTTGTCCCTGCCCCACTGTAAACTTCTCACTgctttaaaattgtaatctccTTTCAATTGTTTGAACAATGAGGGAGGATACCTATTCCGTTTGTATGCAGATAATACCTTACCAAAATTACTGGCGGTCAGACGGTATTTTTTTGCAGCAAACCAGAGAGGATTTTCGCACTGACCGACAGTTATGCGAGCAACATTTTCAATGTCCTTCCTGGATATTTGTGACACCGATTTTATGAAAGAAGTTCTATCATCTGATGCCAGATATTCTCTGGAGAATAAAATCTTCTCCATTTCTGGAACCTCAGCGAGCAATGATGGAGCTGGTTCCTCCGACATGAGCCATGTGAAGCCAACATTGAAGTTGCTCTGACGTAGACTGTCCTGAAActgatgaaatgataaatttattaactATAGAACAATAGGCCATGAAAACCATTCTCACATCTCAAATTCATACTCCAATTCtcatataaatatttctaatgaaattttgtgaaaaatcattCTGTAATGccatatattttaaaatactaTGAGCGTGATTTACAACAGAGAAGGCTATCTCAGGGAACTTGGAATCAAAATTGTCAAGTGTTTAAAAAGAACCATCATTATGCGCCTGTGGCATCGTGACAGCCCATCTGGATACTCATGCATATTCATTTGTTATGCTAGATCCACACTCTCGCCGTGTCTAGGCAAGCGAAGCCAAATGCAAGTGTGTGGATGGTTGTTTCACCACCGCTCAGGTGGTGTTGTGGTTGTTTCGCAACTGTGATTCGTTTGCACAAGAGTGTGGGTCAGGGATTACAGTCGGTCATATGTGCAAACTTTTCACTTCTTTGTTGATACTTTGCAAACCAG
Coding sequences within it:
- the LOC111057589 gene encoding uncharacterized protein LOC111057589; the encoded protein is MKNRSYNVKIDLNEDGSVQHSNCTCPRGNFKCHHMAAVMIYAHKNIPSTSADCRWSRVKTVEGDKPQKAEDLFPPGKEYRATKAPLKEEDIKKFQDSLRQSNFNVGFTWLMSEEPAPSLLAEVPEMEKILFSREYLASDDRTSFIKSVSQISRKDIENVARITVGQCENPLWFAAKKYRLTASNFGKVLSAYKRNRYPPSLFKQLKGDYNFKAVRSLQWGRDNEQTALRCLEEVNSVKIEKTGVWLHESGFLGASPDGIIKNENAIVEVKCPYIFRKSENIIESIRSFKTYILMVNDENLMLVNKEHDYYHQIQGQLHITGAQKCYLVVWSPSGYLITEIIKDDDWAGNIKILHDFFLYKFLGKFDF